A portion of the Sabethes cyaneus chromosome 3, idSabCyanKW18_F2, whole genome shotgun sequence genome contains these proteins:
- the LOC128742065 gene encoding phosphatidylinositol 4-kinase type 2-alpha isoform X1 has translation MTDEQLVNLDFEETNTNPINSVSVAVVHREKESSSKQSQKTSKKSLSNGVVFGVTAREASTQTRLTNIETEKNKTKQHEINIESPADCEKQSVISFSTSEEVAAASCSVSIIPEVHFEGITLDSSIDRESQPLLGGREHEITYNQFPDDPHFSDLVYSAEIAIDAGIYPERIYQGSSGSYFVKNPANKIVAVFKPKDEEPYGRLNPKWTKWMHKLCCPCCFGRACLIPNQGYLSEAGASLVDQKLNLNIVPKTRVVRLVSETFNYPRLDRQKARIKKTIKERIPAARFNRMSLPPKTGSFQLFVDGYKDADYWLRRFEQEPLPTRLGQKFQIQFERLVVLDYIIRNTDRGNDNWLIKYEQPTIVPQSNGSTPNGMPRSNSRLEMNENTDWNLVQLPEIRIAAIDNGLAFPFKHPDSWRAYPYHWAWLPQAKVPFSQDIKDLILPSLSDLNFVEELCNELYELFKQDKGFDRGLFERQMSVMRGQILNLTQALKDGKSPVQLVQMPAVIVERSKVNPGSARFFSFQQRFQNKSPFFSWC, from the exons ATGACAGACGAACAGCTAGTCAATTTGGATTTCGAGGAAACCAACACGAATCCAATTAATTCTGTTTCTGTTGCTGTTGTACACCGAGAAAAAGAATCTTCCAGCAAGCAAAGTCAGAAAACGTCAAAGAAATCTTTATCGAACGGGGTAGTGTTTGGGGTAACAGCAAGAGAGGCATCGACCCAAACTCGTTTGACGAACATTGAAACAGAGAAGAACAAAACCAAACAGCATGAGATAAACATCGAATCGCCAGCAGACTGCGAAAAACAAAGTGTAATATCTTTCTCGACCTCGGAAGAAGTGGCAGCCGCGAGTTGTTCGGTGTCCATTATTCCGGAAGTGCATTTCGAAGGCATCACGCTGGATAGCAGCATAGACCGAGAGTCTCAGCCTCTGCTAGGTGGCCGAGAACACGAAATCACCTACAACCAATTTCCAG ATGATCCGCATTTCAGTGACCTCGTGTACTCGGCAGAGATTGCCATCGATGCCGGCATCTATCCGGAGCGCATCTACCAGGGCAGCAGTGGGTCTTACTTCGTCAAAAATCCCGCAAAT AAAATCGTTGCAGTCTTCAAACCAAAGGATGAAGAACCGTACGGGAGGTTGAATCCAAAATGGACCAAATGGATGCACAAGTTGTGCTGTCCGTGCTGCTTCGGTCGAGCGTGTCTGATTCCGAATCAAGG ATACCTTTCCGAAGCGGGAGCGAGCCTAGTAGATCAAAAACTGAACTTGAACATTGTACCAAAAACTCGCGTAGTGCGGCTGGTTTCGGAGACTTTCAACTATCCCAGATTGGATCGCCAAAAAGCACGGATCAAAAAAACCATCAAGGAACGAATACCGGCTGCCCGGTTCAATCGAATGAGCCTTCCGCCTAAAACCGGTTCTTTCCAGCTGTTTGTGGACGGTTACAAGGATGCCGACTACTGGCTGCGGCGTTTCGAACAAGAACCCCTACCTACACGATTAGGACAAAAGTTCCAGATTCAATTCGAACGACTTGTGGTGTTGGATTACATCATTCGGAACACCGATCGAGGCAACGACAACTGGCTGATTAAATACGAACAACCCACTATTGTGCCACAAAGTAATGGAAGCACGCCGAACGGTATGCCACGTAGCAACAGCCGACTGGAGATGAACGAAAATACGGACTGGAATCTTGTTCAACTGCCGGAGATTAGAATCGCTGCAATCGACAACGGGCTGGCGTTCCCGTTCAAGCATCCCGACTCATGGCGGGCCTATCCCTATCATTGGGCCTGGCTGCCCCAGGCCAAGGTTCCCTTCAGTCAGGACATCAAGGACCTTATATTACCGTCGCTGTCCGATCTGAATTTCGTCGAAGAATTATGCAACGAGCTGTACGAACTGTTCAAGCAGGACAAAGGCTTCGATCGTGGCCTGTTCGAGCGGCAAATGTCTGTGATGCGCGGTCAGATCCTGAATCTGACACAAGCCCTGAAGGACGGCAAGAGTCCCGTTCAGCTAGTGCAAATGCCGGCTGTCATTGTTGAGCG ATCAAAGGTGAACCCCGGTTCGGCAAGGTTTTTTTCATTCCAGCAGCGCTTCCAAAACAAAAGCCCGTTCTTTTCTTGGTGCTAA
- the LOC128742065 gene encoding phosphatidylinositol 4-kinase type 2-alpha isoform X2 — MEKLKKDLNIFILDDSYVHRTAAASLYEDERMYGEHGGSPLRISYTPPPILSARDKPSANTGILLNHIVPVERPDCVSVHSASQSIATATTIAITNDAMNQVTTLGSDPLHGTESNRVCCNPVAIDSTNTEFLICDDDCFPQNEILDDPHFSDLVYSAEIAIDAGIYPERIYQGSSGSYFVKNPANKIVAVFKPKDEEPYGRLNPKWTKWMHKLCCPCCFGRACLIPNQGYLSEAGASLVDQKLNLNIVPKTRVVRLVSETFNYPRLDRQKARIKKTIKERIPAARFNRMSLPPKTGSFQLFVDGYKDADYWLRRFEQEPLPTRLGQKFQIQFERLVVLDYIIRNTDRGNDNWLIKYEQPTIVPQSNGSTPNGMPRSNSRLEMNENTDWNLVQLPEIRIAAIDNGLAFPFKHPDSWRAYPYHWAWLPQAKVPFSQDIKDLILPSLSDLNFVEELCNELYELFKQDKGFDRGLFERQMSVMRGQILNLTQALKDGKSPVQLVQMPAVIVERSKVNPGSARFFSFQQRFQNKSPFFSWC; from the exons ATGGAAAAGTTAAAGAAAGATTTAAACATTTTCATCCTAGACGATAGCTATGTACATCGCACAGCGGCTGCATCATTGTACGAGGACGAGCGGATGTACGGCGAACATGGTGGATCACCGCTTCGCATCTCGTACACACCTCCGCCGATTCTTTCCGCTCGGGATAAGCCAAGTGCCAACACAGGGATACTGCTCAATCACATTGTCCCAGTTGAGCGGCCCGACTGTGTATCGGTGCATTCTGCCAGTCAGTCAATTGCCACCGCCACCACCATTGCCATCACCAATGATGCCATGAATCAAGTTACCACCCTCGGTAGTGATCCACTACATGGGACAGAATCGAACCGAGTTTGTTGCAACCCAGTCGCGATAGATAGTACCAATACCGAGTTCCTGATCTGCGACGACGATTGTTTTCCACAGAATGAAATCCTCG ATGATCCGCATTTCAGTGACCTCGTGTACTCGGCAGAGATTGCCATCGATGCCGGCATCTATCCGGAGCGCATCTACCAGGGCAGCAGTGGGTCTTACTTCGTCAAAAATCCCGCAAAT AAAATCGTTGCAGTCTTCAAACCAAAGGATGAAGAACCGTACGGGAGGTTGAATCCAAAATGGACCAAATGGATGCACAAGTTGTGCTGTCCGTGCTGCTTCGGTCGAGCGTGTCTGATTCCGAATCAAGG ATACCTTTCCGAAGCGGGAGCGAGCCTAGTAGATCAAAAACTGAACTTGAACATTGTACCAAAAACTCGCGTAGTGCGGCTGGTTTCGGAGACTTTCAACTATCCCAGATTGGATCGCCAAAAAGCACGGATCAAAAAAACCATCAAGGAACGAATACCGGCTGCCCGGTTCAATCGAATGAGCCTTCCGCCTAAAACCGGTTCTTTCCAGCTGTTTGTGGACGGTTACAAGGATGCCGACTACTGGCTGCGGCGTTTCGAACAAGAACCCCTACCTACACGATTAGGACAAAAGTTCCAGATTCAATTCGAACGACTTGTGGTGTTGGATTACATCATTCGGAACACCGATCGAGGCAACGACAACTGGCTGATTAAATACGAACAACCCACTATTGTGCCACAAAGTAATGGAAGCACGCCGAACGGTATGCCACGTAGCAACAGCCGACTGGAGATGAACGAAAATACGGACTGGAATCTTGTTCAACTGCCGGAGATTAGAATCGCTGCAATCGACAACGGGCTGGCGTTCCCGTTCAAGCATCCCGACTCATGGCGGGCCTATCCCTATCATTGGGCCTGGCTGCCCCAGGCCAAGGTTCCCTTCAGTCAGGACATCAAGGACCTTATATTACCGTCGCTGTCCGATCTGAATTTCGTCGAAGAATTATGCAACGAGCTGTACGAACTGTTCAAGCAGGACAAAGGCTTCGATCGTGGCCTGTTCGAGCGGCAAATGTCTGTGATGCGCGGTCAGATCCTGAATCTGACACAAGCCCTGAAGGACGGCAAGAGTCCCGTTCAGCTAGTGCAAATGCCGGCTGTCATTGTTGAGCG ATCAAAGGTGAACCCCGGTTCGGCAAGGTTTTTTTCATTCCAGCAGCGCTTCCAAAACAAAAGCCCGTTCTTTTCTTGGTGCTAA